Proteins encoded within one genomic window of Cytophagales bacterium:
- a CDS encoding alpha/beta hydrolase-fold protein, whose translation MKNKKKSNMKNNNFIFPVLVLTIFLNACNNYSLKAQGNGLPALEVQEPKAYEMPRTQVIQISNSETDTLNTLYIKLPEGYEENTDLKYPVIYFTNPLENIERLSALSEHLIKDVIIVGLTWSKGINYGNLDSYVKFLRNDVFKMVESKYRANAERRTYFGYSAAALVGTYILSKHTNTFENYILGAPVLGVDHEIIQKIYELESTTAEKRKKLKGNVFFTYGSLEGEKKIKDFKKFVNMLKNINDGNLTVEHDVINGLDHRTAVPMAAVRSMYWLSDLIKQ comes from the coding sequence ATGAAAAACAAAAAAAAATCAAACATGAAAAACAACAATTTTATATTTCCAGTACTTGTACTTACAATATTTTTAAATGCTTGCAATAATTACAGCCTGAAAGCACAAGGCAATGGTTTACCAGCTCTTGAGGTTCAGGAACCAAAGGCATATGAAATGCCCAGAACTCAGGTCATTCAGATCAGTAATTCAGAAACTGATACACTAAATACACTTTACATAAAACTACCGGAAGGATATGAAGAAAACACAGATTTAAAATACCCTGTAATCTATTTTACTAATCCGTTAGAGAATATCGAAAGATTATCTGCGCTCAGTGAACATCTGATAAAAGACGTTATTATAGTTGGGCTTACCTGGTCAAAAGGAATAAACTATGGGAATTTGGACAGTTATGTGAAGTTTCTTCGTAATGATGTCTTTAAGATGGTAGAAAGCAAGTACCGTGCTAATGCTGAAAGACGTACCTATTTTGGATATTCTGCCGCTGCTTTAGTTGGTACATACATATTATCGAAACACACCAATACCTTTGAAAATTACATTCTTGGTGCTCCAGTTCTTGGAGTTGATCATGAAATCATACAGAAAATTTATGAACTTGAGTCTACTACGGCTGAAAAGCGAAAAAAATTAAAAGGAAATGTTTTTTTTACATATGGCTCATTGGAAGGAGAGAAAAAGATCAAGGATTTCAAAAAATTTGTTAATATGCTTAAAAATATAAATGATGGAAATTTAACAGTAGAACATGATGTAATTAACGGTCTCGACCATCGAACAGCAGTCCCCATGGCTGCAGTACGGAGTATGTATTGGTTATCAGACTTGATAAAACAATAG